In one Acidimicrobium ferrooxidans DSM 10331 genomic region, the following are encoded:
- a CDS encoding TrmH family RNA methyltransferase: protein MIANHDDAASAPLPIGAVRIDDPDDDRLEPYRDLKGGNGLRQRRGARDVIVEGRVAVTTLLGTGLTVHSVLLDDHQVALATEVVDRAVARRVPILVASRRVIAETVGFALHRGVVAHAERPPVQALEDFLDLWAPGETALVAEGVVDQENLGALGRNAAAFGACALVLDPTSADPRNRRSVRVSAGHLLTLPLVRATPWPSALALLARSQVRIAALVPPASTQRLRTERTCDLTPVVTVDELAEAIGEPRHARAPGEHDLPRPRVALLVGSEGHGLSPSALAYADVLVTIPIANGVDSVNLATAAAIALHHLALGR, encoded by the coding sequence ATGATCGCCAACCACGACGACGCCGCCTCTGCTCCTCTGCCGATCGGCGCCGTACGCATCGACGACCCCGACGACGACCGGCTCGAGCCGTATCGCGACCTCAAGGGCGGCAACGGGCTTCGCCAACGCCGAGGAGCTCGCGACGTGATCGTCGAGGGTCGCGTGGCCGTCACCACGCTGCTCGGGACCGGGCTCACCGTCCACTCCGTCCTCCTCGATGACCACCAGGTTGCACTCGCCACCGAGGTGGTCGATCGTGCCGTCGCCCGACGGGTCCCGATCCTCGTCGCATCCCGAAGGGTGATCGCCGAGACGGTGGGCTTCGCACTCCACCGCGGCGTCGTCGCCCACGCCGAGCGCCCGCCCGTGCAGGCACTCGAGGACTTCCTCGATCTGTGGGCACCGGGTGAGACGGCGCTCGTCGCAGAGGGTGTGGTCGACCAGGAGAACCTCGGGGCGCTCGGGCGCAACGCCGCCGCGTTCGGAGCGTGCGCCCTGGTGCTCGATCCCACCTCGGCCGACCCACGCAACCGCCGATCGGTGCGGGTGTCAGCGGGCCACCTCTTGACGCTCCCCCTCGTGCGCGCGACACCATGGCCGAGCGCACTGGCACTCCTTGCACGGTCGCAGGTTCGCATCGCCGCCTTGGTGCCACCGGCGTCGACACAACGCCTGCGTACCGAGCGAACCTGCGACCTCACTCCTGTCGTCACGGTCGACGAGCTCGCCGAAGCGATCGGCGAACCACGCCACGCACGCGCGCCCGGCGAGCACGACCTGCCGCGACCGCGCGTTGCGCTCCTCGTCGGATCCGAAGGACACGGGCTCTCACCGAGCGCTCTCGCCTACGCCGACGTACTCGTCACCATTCCGATCGCGAACGGGGTCGACTCCGTGAACCTCGCGACCGCCGCAGCCATCGCGCTCCACCATCTCGCCCTCGGTCGCTGA
- a CDS encoding CHAD domain-containing protein, whose amino-acid sequence MRTRVVIDPEVWPSVAAHLAETRAALEELLIALERRTTPDLVHDARAALRRAAVAEALIGTAPAPSVGRHGASPLTRLANQLASVRDLDVAATILPARPDLAAERTKRAERLPELARAARVCLPGPTSTPDTRRVVDLEALVRSWQRRARRAAQRPGMDELHALRRSARRLRLASELLAPIAPATSVRLRRRALALTTHLGRAHDLQIAALLLERSTRSTARLLARRATKLARGWQPLAVRTSTELDGWLCALSSRNSAPTILASTLVSGGADDTLLDVEP is encoded by the coding sequence ATGCGCACCCGTGTCGTCATCGATCCCGAGGTCTGGCCGTCGGTGGCGGCGCATCTTGCCGAGACACGCGCGGCGCTCGAAGAGCTGCTCATCGCGCTGGAGCGGCGCACCACCCCCGACCTCGTCCACGATGCGCGAGCCGCACTCCGACGCGCGGCGGTCGCCGAAGCGCTCATCGGCACCGCGCCCGCCCCCAGCGTGGGGCGCCACGGCGCCTCTCCACTCACTCGCCTCGCGAACCAGCTCGCGAGCGTGCGCGATCTCGACGTCGCCGCGACGATCCTGCCAGCTCGTCCCGACCTCGCCGCCGAGCGCACCAAGCGCGCCGAGCGCCTCCCCGAACTCGCACGCGCCGCCCGTGTCTGCCTCCCGGGCCCGACATCGACACCCGACACTCGGCGCGTGGTCGATCTCGAAGCCCTCGTGCGTTCCTGGCAGCGCCGAGCGCGTCGTGCTGCCCAACGGCCTGGGATGGACGAGCTCCATGCGCTACGTCGAAGCGCACGCCGCCTCCGCCTCGCATCCGAACTCCTTGCACCCATCGCCCCCGCCACGAGCGTGAGGCTCCGTCGGCGAGCACTCGCACTCACCACCCACCTCGGCCGCGCCCACGACCTCCAGATCGCTGCCCTCCTCCTCGAGCGCTCGACACGATCGACCGCACGCCTGCTCGCGAGGCGCGCCACGAAGCTCGCACGAGGTTGGCAACCGCTCGCGGTGCGCACCTCCACCGAACTCGACGGGTGGCTCTGTGCGCTCAGCTCGAGGAACTCGGCTCCGACGATCCTCGCCTCGACCCTCGTCTCCGGTGGTGCCGACGACACCCTCCTCGACGTCGAGCCATGA